The following coding sequences lie in one Apium graveolens cultivar Ventura unplaced genomic scaffold, ASM990537v1 ctg4664, whole genome shotgun sequence genomic window:
- the LOC141702108 gene encoding uncharacterized protein LOC141702108: MERVGALIAGSNWDLPISNHTTVMDFRRRVSLVNIGRTDSILWGDSDEASIASIYHGIHAHHAEPPWVKAVWHPFNIPNCSFFMWLAFHNRLMTRDRMIRIGMLVDGNCILCNAQLECIEHLLTDCPFTNLVMSSMDFPFVRDWISYMQGHFFRVQLRKIQEFVAFLFLSVVGHTIWGERNRRVHNPGKIKTTHQLVHHIKQIMREKLSTNRRFQKEAAADSTLILNMY, encoded by the coding sequence ATGGAGAGGGTGGGTGCTCTTATTGCTGGGTCTAATTGGGACTTGCCCATTTCGAACCATACCACAGTTATGGATTTTCGAAGGAGGGTTAGTTTGGTTAACATAGGGCGCACAGACTCAATTCTTTGGGGTGATTCAGACGAAGCATCTATAGCCTCTATTTATCACGGAATTCATGCTCATCATGCAGAACCTCCATGGGTTAAGGCGGTGTGGCACCCTTTTAATATACCGAACTGTTCGTTCTTTATGTGGTTAGCATTCCATAACAGATTGATGACTAGAGATCGGATGATAAGAATTGGTATGCTAGTGGATGGGAACTGTATTTTATGCAATGCACAGCTAGAGTGTATTGAACATTTACTTACTGATTGTCCGTTTACGAACTTAGTTATGAGTAGTATGGATTTCCCTTTTGTGCGGGACTGGATTTCCTATATGCAAGGACATTTCTTTAGGGTGCAGCTGAGGAAAATACAAGAATTTGTGGCTTTTCTTTTTCTGTCGGTAGTTGGGCATACCATTTGGGGTGAAAGGAACAGACGTGTGCATAACCCGGGGAAGATTAAAACAACTCATCAACTGGTCCATCACATCAAGCAAATAATGAGAGAGAAGCTATCAACTAACAGGCGGTTCCAAAAGGAAGCAGCTGCGGACAGTACCTTAATTCTAAATATGTACTAA